One Brachybacterium kimchii genomic window carries:
- a CDS encoding uracil-xanthine permease family protein, whose translation MPVWTLHGDGRSVAPDAIVRPEERLAWPLTIGIGAQHVVAMFGATFLVPLLTGFPPSTTLLFSGIGTLLFLAITRNRVPSYLGSSFAFIAPITASTQAGSMSAALGGVLVIGIAMALLGLLVQAVGTRWIGLLMPPVVMGSIVALIGFNLAPTAYGNFQKSAVTATITLFAVVLCTALFKGMLGRVSVLLGVIIGYLVAVARGEVDFTAFHEAHWLGLPQFHHPTLDLSLLPMFLPVIVVLLAENVGHVTSVGLMTGRNLDHMVGRTLASDGIATALSACFGGSPTTTYGENIGVMSATRVYSTAAYWVAGVVAILLSLSPKVGALINTIPPGVLGGVTFVLYGLIGIVGVRMWVDGNVDFSRPKNQITAGVALVVGIANVTWTFGGIQLTGIALGTLAALVIYHLMAGIGRLTGTDRAAAPADAAAAPTDHEQTRPVDPER comes from the coding sequence ATGCCCGTCTGGACCCTGCACGGCGACGGCCGCTCCGTCGCCCCCGATGCGATCGTGCGCCCCGAGGAGCGCCTGGCGTGGCCGCTGACCATCGGCATCGGCGCCCAGCACGTGGTCGCCATGTTCGGCGCGACGTTCCTGGTCCCGCTGCTGACGGGCTTCCCGCCCTCGACGACGCTGCTGTTCAGCGGCATCGGCACCCTGCTGTTCCTGGCGATCACCCGCAACCGCGTGCCCAGCTACTTGGGGTCCTCCTTCGCGTTCATCGCCCCGATCACGGCCTCCACGCAGGCCGGGTCGATGTCCGCCGCCCTCGGCGGGGTGCTCGTCATCGGCATCGCGATGGCGCTGCTGGGGCTCCTCGTGCAGGCCGTGGGCACGCGCTGGATCGGGCTGCTCATGCCGCCCGTGGTGATGGGGTCGATCGTCGCCCTGATCGGCTTCAACCTCGCGCCGACGGCCTACGGGAACTTCCAGAAGTCCGCGGTCACCGCGACCATCACCCTGTTCGCCGTGGTGCTGTGCACGGCGCTGTTCAAGGGCATGCTGGGCCGGGTCTCCGTGCTGCTCGGCGTGATCATCGGGTACCTGGTCGCCGTTGCCCGCGGCGAGGTCGACTTCACCGCCTTCCACGAGGCGCACTGGCTGGGGCTGCCCCAGTTCCACCACCCCACCCTGGACCTCTCGCTGCTGCCGATGTTCCTGCCGGTGATCGTGGTGCTGCTGGCGGAGAACGTCGGCCACGTGACGAGCGTGGGGCTGATGACCGGGCGGAACCTCGACCACATGGTGGGGCGCACGCTCGCCTCCGACGGCATCGCCACGGCGCTCTCGGCCTGCTTCGGGGGCTCGCCGACCACCACCTACGGCGAGAACATCGGCGTCATGTCCGCGACCCGCGTGTACTCGACCGCCGCCTACTGGGTCGCGGGGGTCGTCGCGATCCTGCTCTCGCTCTCCCCGAAGGTGGGCGCCCTCATCAACACGATCCCGCCGGGCGTGCTGGGCGGCGTGACCTTCGTGCTCTACGGGCTCATCGGCATCGTGGGCGTGCGCATGTGGGTCGACGGGAACGTCGACTTCTCCCGCCCCAAGAACCAGATCACCGCGGGCGTCGCCCTCGTGGTGGGCATCGCGAACGTCACCTGGACCTTCGGCGGCATCCAGCTCACGGGCATCGCGCTGGGCACCCTCGCCGCGCTCGTCATCTACCACCTGATGGCCGGGATCGGACGGCTGACCGGGACGGACCGGGCGGCGGCGCCCGCCGATGCAGCAGCGGCGCCGACGGACCACGAGCAGACGCGGCCCGTCGACCCGGAGCGGTGA
- a CDS encoding lysoplasmalogenase family protein, whose protein sequence is MRSRRTHAAAWAVYIVAAVLHMIALVTNTGALALATKALLAPALIVAVLSALSLTQRMAKRLTFALALAFLADIAPGFTPWAHGATSVLFLLALVVYAATLAPYWLRELDGLHLLLAIPYGGVVIGLFLACAGGAGSLLPLLVVYALVLAAVAFLSAGVNPLTWIGGTLLLLSSSVLGMSWFLPGAWIPESDLWVMGSYIAGNALLVLGLLRTVPARRWAPQPSSGASLVIIEG, encoded by the coding sequence GTGAGAAGCCGGAGGACGCATGCGGCCGCGTGGGCGGTCTACATCGTCGCGGCCGTCCTGCACATGATCGCCCTCGTGACGAACACCGGTGCCCTCGCGCTGGCCACCAAGGCCCTGCTCGCCCCCGCGCTCATCGTCGCGGTCCTCAGCGCGCTCTCGCTCACCCAGCGCATGGCCAAGCGCCTCACCTTCGCGCTCGCCCTGGCGTTCCTCGCCGACATCGCCCCGGGCTTCACGCCATGGGCGCACGGCGCGACCTCCGTGCTGTTCCTGCTCGCGCTCGTCGTCTACGCGGCGACGCTCGCCCCGTACTGGCTGCGTGAGCTCGACGGGCTGCACCTGCTGCTCGCGATCCCCTACGGCGGGGTCGTCATCGGACTGTTCCTCGCGTGCGCGGGCGGTGCCGGGAGCCTGCTGCCGCTGCTGGTCGTCTACGCGCTGGTGCTCGCCGCCGTCGCCTTCCTCTCGGCCGGCGTGAACCCGCTGACCTGGATCGGCGGCACCCTGCTGCTGCTCTCGAGCTCCGTGCTGGGCATGTCCTGGTTCCTGCCGGGCGCCTGGATCCCCGAGTCCGACCTGTGGGTGATGGGCTCCTACATCGCGGGCAACGCCCTGCTGGTGCTGGGGCTGCTGCGCACCGTGCCAGCGCGCCGCTGGGCCCCTCAGCCCAGCAGCGGCGCCTCGCTCGTGATCATCGAGGGCTGA
- a CDS encoding BCCT family transporter, whose product MSSDTDTHQLLEQLDAAKASAENPPPRRKGLDKFVFFPAAVLAIAFVLWGVISPAGLGGVATNLLNGTMSNFGWLFVIAGSVFTVFVIVVAFSRFGSIPLGKDDEEPEFKTSSWIAMMFATGMGIGLIFYGVGEPLFFYLSPPPNTVEPEAAQAAATAMGQTAFHWTLYPWAMYAIVGLGVAYGSFRLGRSQLFSSMFTGLFGERAVNGVGGKIINILAILATLFGSACSLGLGALQIGGGITASGLMDKVTSPILVIIIAVLTACFVASAVSGIEKGIQMLSNINMVLAVLLAVIVFIGGPTLFILNIIPSTIGEFIKDLPQMASRTSANGGGDVQSWLSTWTVFYWAWWISWSPFVGLFIARISRGRTVRQFVTGVLLVPSGISILWFAIFGGGAIGLQERAEQAGDTAKKLAQTGDDINFDTVLFDLLNHMPVPHWIYIVLVVLSVVLVAIFFVTGADSASIVMGGLAENGAEEPRKFQVIFWGVATGAVAAVMLLAGGDDPAEALNGLKNITIVSALPFVIVMLLLCISIWKDMSKDPLVLQNRLARAVLVDSVSAGIDMHDGEVFQLRTHSAPSDSDSEPKLVPTGRKSDGTPTRDAGADGENTHRADASSDAPSDAPADADEKGTDER is encoded by the coding sequence ATGAGCAGCGACACCGATACCCATCAGCTCCTCGAGCAGCTCGATGCCGCGAAGGCCTCTGCCGAGAACCCGCCGCCCCGCCGCAAGGGGCTCGACAAGTTCGTCTTCTTCCCCGCCGCCGTCCTCGCGATCGCGTTCGTCCTGTGGGGCGTCATCAGCCCCGCGGGCCTCGGCGGCGTCGCGACCAATCTTCTCAACGGCACCATGTCGAACTTCGGCTGGCTGTTCGTCATCGCCGGCTCCGTGTTCACCGTCTTCGTCATCGTCGTCGCCTTCAGCCGCTTCGGCTCGATCCCGCTGGGCAAGGACGATGAGGAGCCCGAGTTCAAGACCAGCTCCTGGATCGCCATGATGTTCGCGACCGGCATGGGCATCGGCCTCATCTTCTACGGTGTGGGCGAGCCGCTGTTCTTCTACCTCTCCCCGCCGCCCAACACGGTCGAGCCGGAGGCCGCGCAGGCCGCCGCCACCGCCATGGGCCAGACCGCGTTCCACTGGACCCTGTACCCGTGGGCGATGTACGCGATCGTGGGCCTCGGCGTCGCCTACGGCTCGTTCCGCCTGGGCCGCTCCCAGCTGTTCTCCTCGATGTTCACCGGCCTGTTCGGCGAGCGCGCCGTGAACGGCGTCGGCGGCAAGATCATCAACATCCTGGCGATCCTCGCGACCCTGTTCGGCTCCGCCTGCTCCCTGGGCCTGGGCGCCCTGCAGATCGGCGGCGGCATCACCGCCTCCGGCCTCATGGACAAGGTGACCAGCCCGATCCTCGTGATCATCATCGCGGTGCTCACCGCGTGCTTCGTGGCCTCGGCGGTCTCGGGCATCGAGAAGGGCATCCAGATGCTCTCGAACATCAACATGGTGCTCGCGGTGCTGCTGGCGGTCATCGTGTTCATCGGCGGGCCCACCCTGTTCATCCTGAACATCATCCCGTCCACCATCGGCGAGTTCATCAAGGACCTGCCGCAGATGGCATCGCGCACCTCCGCGAACGGCGGCGGCGACGTGCAGAGCTGGCTGTCCACCTGGACCGTCTTCTACTGGGCGTGGTGGATCTCCTGGTCGCCCTTCGTGGGCCTGTTCATCGCCCGCATCTCCCGCGGCCGCACCGTGCGCCAGTTCGTCACCGGCGTGCTGCTGGTGCCCTCGGGCATCTCGATCCTGTGGTTCGCGATCTTCGGCGGCGGGGCCATCGGCCTGCAGGAGCGCGCCGAGCAGGCGGGCGACACCGCGAAGAAGCTCGCCCAGACCGGCGACGACATCAACTTCGACACCGTCCTGTTCGACCTGCTGAACCACATGCCGGTCCCGCACTGGATCTACATCGTGCTGGTCGTCCTCTCGGTGGTCCTGGTGGCGATCTTCTTCGTCACCGGCGCGGACTCCGCCTCGATCGTCATGGGCGGTCTCGCCGAGAACGGCGCCGAGGAGCCGCGCAAGTTCCAGGTCATCTTCTGGGGCGTCGCCACCGGCGCCGTCGCGGCGGTCATGCTGCTCGCGGGCGGCGATGATCCCGCGGAGGCGCTGAACGGTCTGAAGAACATCACGATCGTCTCCGCCCTGCCCTTCGTGATCGTGATGCTGCTGCTGTGCATCTCGATCTGGAAGGACATGTCCAAGGACCCGCTGGTGCTGCAGAACCGCCTCGCGCGCGCCGTGCTCGTCGACTCGGTCTCGGCCGGCATCGACATGCACGACGGCGAGGTGTTCCAGCTGCGCACCCACTCCGCGCCCTCGGACTCCGACAGCGAGCCGAAGCTCGTGCCCACCGGACGCAAGTCCGACGGGACCCCGACGAGGGACGCCGGCGCCGACGGGGAGAACACCCATCGGGCCGACGCCTCGAGCGATGCTCCGAGCGACGCCCCGGCGGACGCCGACGAGAAGGGCACGGACGAGCGCTGA
- a CDS encoding GNAT family N-acetyltransferase, whose translation MTAPLTRLATPADRDLVRTLRLRTLQEDPEAFGSTYEGTLEREREDPTYWDRFLGLGACILATPEGGEAPRGIARVVPATVPGEPAMIVSVWVAPEARGTGAGRALIDACIDWAEEHLPGVRLRLHVMRENPAARRVYERCGFGEIGADPEDPAQLVMERRSGRALPAVLLPTALVARYRAVDREVVGSPHLDTPSHLDAIEADARDHGIRTPLDLAFNEQFATLDGNHRVAVALRLGLAQVPVHVTRRLLSPRPEHARPVRPEDLAVLEEALASVQPD comes from the coding sequence ATGACGGCCCCGCTCACCCGCCTCGCCACGCCCGCCGACCGCGACCTGGTCCGCACCCTGCGCCTGCGCACCCTGCAGGAGGATCCCGAGGCGTTCGGATCGACCTACGAGGGGACCCTCGAGCGCGAGCGCGAGGATCCGACCTACTGGGACCGCTTCCTCGGGCTCGGCGCATGCATCCTGGCGACCCCCGAGGGCGGCGAGGCCCCACGGGGCATCGCTCGGGTCGTCCCCGCGACGGTGCCGGGGGAGCCGGCCATGATCGTCTCGGTGTGGGTCGCCCCGGAGGCGCGCGGAACCGGTGCGGGCCGGGCCCTCATCGACGCCTGCATCGACTGGGCCGAGGAGCACCTTCCCGGGGTGCGGCTCCGGCTGCACGTGATGCGGGAGAACCCGGCCGCTCGACGGGTCTACGAGCGCTGCGGTTTCGGGGAGATCGGAGCGGATCCGGAGGACCCCGCGCAGCTCGTCATGGAGCGCCGCTCGGGCCGCGCCCTCCCCGCCGTGCTGCTGCCCACCGCGCTCGTCGCCCGCTATCGGGCCGTGGACCGGGAGGTCGTCGGCTCCCCGCATCTGGACACCCCCTCGCACCTCGATGCGATCGAGGCCGACGCGCGCGACCACGGCATCCGCACCCCGCTCGACCTCGCCTTCAACGAGCAGTTCGCGACGCTCGACGGGAACCACCGCGTGGCCGTCGCCCTGCGCCTCGGCCTCGCCCAGGTGCCCGTGCACGTCACTCGTCGGCTGCTGAGCCCCCGCCCCGAGCACGCCCGACCGGTGCGCCCCGAGGATCTCGCCGTGCTCGAGGAGGCGCTCGCGAGCGTGCAGCCCGACTGA
- a CDS encoding phosphoglycerate dehydrogenase, with protein MKILLPDTMELDPALPEGWEAVVVDAREPIPAEHHDAEVLVVWGSSRRHLESAARDLGSLRLVQSLAAGVDGILAAGFADDVVIATGAGLHSRTVSEHALALLLTLVRRLPEARIAQEHHEWSRELGGLQPLHPEGRLTTLLDARVLIWGFGEIGQTLALILAALGAHVRGVARSAGERSGFEVIAADDVMSALPGTDVLVDILPASPETAGAVGREVLDALPDHAILVNVGRGATVDQDALLDALEDGRLGAAGIDVTDPEPLPADDPLWGAPRLLITPHGAGGRPVGADERIARNVRSLTLGEEILHTTAR; from the coding sequence ATGAAGATCCTGCTGCCGGACACGATGGAGCTCGACCCCGCCCTGCCCGAGGGGTGGGAGGCCGTCGTCGTCGACGCCCGCGAGCCGATCCCCGCCGAGCACCATGACGCCGAGGTCCTCGTGGTCTGGGGCTCCTCGCGCCGCCATCTCGAGTCCGCCGCGCGCGACCTGGGCTCCCTGCGCCTCGTGCAGTCCCTCGCCGCCGGGGTCGACGGGATCCTCGCCGCCGGATTCGCCGACGACGTGGTGATCGCGACCGGCGCGGGCCTGCACTCGCGCACCGTGAGCGAGCACGCCCTGGCCCTGCTGCTCACGCTCGTGCGGCGCCTGCCCGAGGCGCGGATCGCCCAGGAGCATCACGAGTGGTCGCGCGAGCTCGGCGGCCTGCAGCCCCTCCACCCCGAGGGCCGCCTCACCACCCTGCTCGACGCCCGCGTGCTGATCTGGGGCTTCGGCGAGATCGGGCAGACCCTCGCCCTGATCCTCGCCGCCCTCGGCGCGCACGTGCGCGGGGTCGCCCGCAGTGCGGGGGAGCGCTCCGGCTTCGAGGTCATCGCCGCGGACGACGTCATGTCCGCCCTGCCGGGGACAGACGTCCTCGTCGACATCCTCCCGGCCTCACCGGAGACCGCGGGAGCCGTCGGCCGCGAGGTGCTGGACGCGCTGCCGGACCACGCGATCCTCGTGAACGTGGGGCGCGGGGCCACCGTCGACCAGGACGCCCTGCTCGACGCCCTCGAGGACGGGCGACTGGGCGCCGCAGGCATCGACGTCACCGATCCCGAGCCGCTCCCGGCCGACGACCCGCTGTGGGGAGCGCCGCGGCTGCTCATCACGCCGCACGGCGCGGGCGGGCGTCCCGTCGGCGCCGACGAGAGGATCGCGCGGAATGTCCGCTCGCTCACGCTCGGCGAGGAGATCCTGCACACCACCGCGCGCTGA
- the mtnN gene encoding 5'-methylthioadenosine/S-adenosylhomocysteine nucleosidase yields the protein MTSSTTPSGAHSPAAERPVLRGSGPVLILAAMDEEASPLVERMLSPRRADLPLSAPAHAWAGTLGGLDAVVATSGIGISAATSAATWGILTQHPRLVISAGSAGGLASGIGVGTLVIGESFTYSIADATAFGYAPGQVPGGPERFRTDPRLVDLAARAAEDTATAHGVRRGLMLSGDAFVTAEIAAPMRERFPGALSADMESTAIAQTCSSLGVPFLAMRAISDLCGPAADEQFHLELDVVAETSARAVCRLLEDVAAG from the coding sequence ATGACGTCCTCCACCACACCCTCGGGCGCGCACTCCCCCGCCGCCGAGCGCCCGGTCCTGCGCGGGAGCGGGCCGGTCCTGATCCTCGCCGCGATGGACGAGGAAGCCTCGCCGCTGGTCGAGCGCATGCTCTCGCCGCGCCGCGCGGACCTCCCGCTGTCGGCCCCGGCCCACGCCTGGGCGGGGACCCTGGGCGGGCTCGACGCCGTGGTCGCGACCAGCGGGATCGGCATCAGCGCGGCGACCTCCGCGGCGACCTGGGGCATCCTCACCCAGCATCCGCGTCTGGTGATCAGCGCGGGCTCGGCGGGCGGCCTCGCCTCCGGGATCGGCGTGGGCACGCTCGTGATCGGTGAGTCCTTCACCTACTCGATCGCCGACGCGACCGCCTTCGGCTATGCGCCCGGCCAGGTGCCCGGCGGCCCCGAGCGCTTCCGCACCGATCCGCGCCTGGTGGACCTCGCGGCGCGCGCGGCCGAGGACACGGCGACCGCGCACGGCGTGCGCCGCGGCCTCATGCTCTCCGGCGACGCCTTCGTGACCGCCGAGATCGCCGCGCCCATGCGCGAGCGCTTCCCCGGCGCCCTGAGCGCCGACATGGAGTCCACGGCGATCGCCCAGACCTGCTCGTCGCTGGGGGTGCCGTTCCTCGCGATGCGCGCGATCTCGGATCTCTGCGGGCCCGCGGCCGACGAGCAGTTCCATCTCGAGCTCGACGTGGTCGCCGAGACGTCGGCCCGCGCGGTCTGCCGGCTGCTGGAGGACGTGGCGGCGGGCTGA
- the argS gene encoding arginine--tRNA ligase, whose amino-acid sequence MPAPELALTERFQSAFAQAFGEEFRDADPIIRPSQFADFQCNAAMGLAKRVGAKPRDVAQQILDAVDLTGLAETPEIAGPGFLNIRLRTDWIGNQAAELAAPESHLGIPAPDHADTVAIDYSAPNVAKEMHVGHLRTTVVGDALARTLEKLGHTVVRQNHIGDWGTPFGMLIEHLLDVGEDGDEAKLLESDPNAFYQHARAKFDGDAAFADRARSRVVTLQAGDRQTLEIWTRLVELSKQYFHRIYDMLDVTLTDDDLAGESSYNDQLEIVAKQLEADGLARISDGALCVFPEGFIGRDEKPLPLIIRKSDGGYGYGTTDLAAIRHRIQDLRADRIAYVIGSAQELHMNMVFETAREAGWLTDDVEATHVKIGSVLGEDGKILRTRSGSSLRLMSLLEEAVQTARGVIDELRPDLPEDERAEIAHAVGIGGVKYADLSTAHDSDYVFDLERMLALTGNTAPYLQYAVARIRSISRRAAEQGIIAGPAPRVENDAERALALELLQFGPTLVQVGAAYEPHRLCAYLFSLAQAFTAFYDASPILKESDDEVRGGRLALAELTERVLVEGLDALGVRAPQRM is encoded by the coding sequence ATGCCAGCACCCGAGCTCGCGCTCACCGAGCGCTTCCAGTCCGCCTTCGCCCAGGCCTTCGGGGAGGAGTTCCGCGACGCGGATCCGATCATCCGCCCCTCGCAGTTCGCCGACTTCCAGTGCAACGCGGCGATGGGCCTCGCGAAGCGCGTGGGCGCGAAGCCCCGGGACGTGGCCCAGCAGATCCTGGACGCCGTCGACCTCACCGGCCTCGCCGAGACCCCGGAGATCGCGGGGCCCGGCTTCCTCAACATCCGCCTGCGCACGGACTGGATCGGGAACCAGGCGGCCGAGCTCGCCGCCCCCGAGTCGCACCTGGGCATCCCCGCGCCCGATCACGCCGACACCGTGGCCATCGACTACTCGGCGCCGAACGTCGCCAAGGAGATGCACGTCGGCCACCTGCGCACCACGGTCGTGGGCGACGCCCTCGCGCGCACTCTCGAGAAGCTCGGTCACACCGTCGTGCGCCAGAACCACATCGGCGACTGGGGCACACCCTTCGGCATGCTCATCGAGCACTTGCTGGACGTGGGCGAGGACGGCGACGAGGCGAAGCTCCTGGAGAGCGACCCGAACGCGTTCTACCAGCACGCCCGCGCGAAGTTCGACGGCGACGCCGCCTTCGCGGACCGTGCGCGCTCCCGCGTGGTCACCCTGCAGGCCGGGGACCGGCAGACCCTGGAGATCTGGACCCGACTGGTGGAGCTGTCCAAGCAGTACTTCCACCGCATCTACGACATGCTGGACGTGACCCTCACGGACGACGACCTCGCCGGGGAGTCCAGCTACAACGACCAGCTCGAGATCGTCGCGAAGCAGCTCGAGGCCGACGGGCTCGCCCGGATCTCCGACGGCGCGCTGTGCGTGTTCCCCGAGGGGTTCATCGGCCGCGACGAGAAGCCGCTGCCGCTGATCATCCGCAAGTCCGACGGCGGCTACGGGTACGGCACGACCGACCTCGCGGCCATCCGCCACCGCATCCAGGACCTGCGCGCCGACCGCATCGCCTACGTGATCGGCTCCGCGCAGGAGCTGCACATGAACATGGTCTTCGAGACCGCGCGCGAGGCGGGCTGGCTCACGGACGACGTCGAGGCGACGCACGTGAAGATCGGTTCGGTGCTCGGCGAGGACGGGAAGATCCTGCGCACCCGCTCGGGCAGCTCGCTGCGCCTGATGTCCCTGCTCGAGGAGGCCGTGCAGACCGCCCGGGGCGTCATCGACGAGCTGCGCCCCGACCTGCCCGAGGACGAGCGCGCCGAGATCGCGCACGCCGTGGGCATCGGCGGCGTGAAGTACGCGGACCTCTCGACCGCGCACGACTCCGACTACGTCTTCGACCTCGAGCGGATGCTCGCCCTCACCGGCAACACCGCCCCCTACCTGCAGTACGCGGTCGCGCGGATCCGCTCGATCTCGCGGCGCGCCGCCGAGCAGGGCATCATCGCCGGCCCGGCCCCGCGCGTCGAGAACGACGCCGAGCGGGCGCTCGCCCTCGAGCTGCTGCAGTTCGGCCCCACGCTGGTCCAGGTGGGCGCCGCGTACGAGCCGCATCGGCTGTGCGCCTACCTGTTCTCCCTCGCGCAGGCCTTCACGGCCTTCTACGACGCGTCCCCGATCCTCAAGGAGTCCGACGACGAGGTGCGCGGGGGGCGGCTCGCGCTGGCCGAGCTCACCGAGCGGGTCCTCGTCGAGGGGCTCGACGCCCTGGGGGTGCGCGCGCCCCAGCGCATGTGA
- a CDS encoding alpha/beta hydrolase fold domain-containing protein: MSRIRDAAIMAGRTLRRLPLPKVFYTHTLREARRPMPGGGVLKRHAVDVEMIDRTRCVWLDRHHASNGVIVHLHGGAFLSGPFPGDWGWLSRQADAQQCAGLLVDYRTAPDHQHPVALEDVEAVLAQLAGSGALGEAPWVLSCHNAGAALALAVVRRIRDGVGPLADIPEPALLVLMSPWTDLELANTGMTETGRRDFPQERRLLTLAAQSYAGRTPLDDQDLSPVNAHLHDLPPIHLSVGTDDIFLTDARVLRLQLEEAGPEVSYREIHGRLAFLSGLRPGEEMGRLLTEQRAAIAKALGTD; the protein is encoded by the coding sequence ATGAGTCGTATCCGCGACGCCGCGATCATGGCAGGACGCACCCTGCGCCGGCTGCCTCTGCCGAAGGTTTTCTACACCCATACGCTGCGTGAGGCCCGCCGCCCGATGCCCGGGGGCGGGGTCCTCAAGCGCCACGCGGTGGACGTGGAGATGATCGACCGCACCCGCTGCGTCTGGCTGGACCGCCACCACGCCTCGAACGGTGTGATCGTCCACCTGCACGGCGGCGCCTTCCTCTCCGGCCCGTTCCCGGGCGACTGGGGGTGGCTCTCCCGGCAGGCCGACGCCCAGCAGTGCGCGGGACTGCTCGTCGACTACCGCACCGCGCCGGACCACCAGCATCCCGTCGCGCTCGAGGACGTCGAGGCCGTGCTCGCGCAGCTCGCCGGCTCCGGCGCGCTCGGCGAGGCGCCGTGGGTGCTCTCGTGCCACAACGCGGGGGCCGCGCTCGCGCTCGCCGTCGTGCGTCGCATCCGCGACGGCGTCGGGCCGCTGGCAGACATCCCCGAGCCGGCGCTGCTCGTGCTCATGTCCCCCTGGACGGACCTCGAGCTCGCCAACACCGGCATGACCGAGACCGGCCGTCGGGACTTCCCGCAGGAGCGGCGCCTGCTCACGCTCGCCGCGCAGTCCTACGCGGGCCGCACGCCCCTGGACGACCAGGACCTCTCCCCGGTCAACGCACACCTCCACGACCTCCCGCCGATCCACCTCAGCGTGGGCACGGACGACATCTTCCTCACCGATGCCCGCGTGCTGCGCCTGCAGCTCGAGGAGGCGGGCCCCGAGGTCTCCTACCGGGAGATCCACGGGCGCCTCGCGTTCCTCTCGGGGCTGCGTCCGGGCGAGGAGATGGGGCGGCTGCTCACCGAGCAGCGTGCGGCGATCGCGAAGGCGCTGGGCACGGACTGA
- the glsA gene encoding glutaminase A, whose amino-acid sequence MTSALSTYFDRQMHVLGSAVPDGDVPDLARLSGAREDHLGVALCMTDGEIMTAGTDHCFPIQSISKAFAYGAAIDLHGLEYVNSIVDEEPTGEQFNALSLDVWTKKPKNPLVNIGAIRTHAMLGPTQGERTERLRSVLEAAAGHTLALHEATRREEARTADRNLALAYMLRAAGSMTEEAHEVVEGYIEGCAVLASVTDLAVMAATLASGGTNPLTGEEVFSRVAARKTLSVMLTCGMYDNAGDWVSDVGLPAKSGVAGGIIAALPSRFGIATYAPQLDLHGNSVRGTLLFERFSEDFALHMLDGVEPMDLERRAAEIVEVSGEH is encoded by the coding sequence GTGACCAGCGCGCTCAGCACCTACTTCGACCGGCAGATGCACGTCCTCGGCTCCGCCGTGCCCGACGGCGACGTCCCCGACCTCGCCCGCCTCTCCGGTGCCCGCGAGGACCACCTCGGCGTCGCCCTGTGCATGACCGACGGCGAGATCATGACCGCCGGAACCGACCACTGCTTCCCGATCCAGTCGATCTCCAAGGCCTTCGCCTACGGCGCCGCGATCGACCTTCACGGCCTCGAGTACGTGAACTCGATCGTCGACGAGGAGCCCACGGGCGAGCAGTTCAACGCCCTCAGCCTCGACGTGTGGACGAAGAAGCCCAAGAACCCGCTGGTGAACATCGGGGCGATCCGCACGCACGCGATGCTCGGCCCCACCCAGGGCGAGCGCACCGAGCGCCTGCGCTCCGTGCTCGAGGCCGCCGCCGGGCACACCCTCGCCCTCCACGAGGCGACCCGCCGCGAGGAGGCCCGCACGGCGGACCGCAATCTCGCGCTCGCGTACATGCTGCGGGCCGCCGGCTCGATGACCGAGGAGGCCCACGAGGTCGTCGAGGGGTACATCGAGGGGTGCGCGGTCCTCGCCTCGGTCACCGATCTCGCCGTGATGGCCGCGACCCTCGCCTCGGGCGGCACGAACCCGCTGACGGGCGAGGAGGTCTTCTCCCGCGTCGCCGCCCGCAAGACCCTCTCCGTCATGCTCACCTGCGGGATGTACGACAACGCGGGCGACTGGGTGAGCGACGTGGGCCTGCCCGCGAAGTCCGGGGTGGCCGGCGGCATCATCGCCGCGCTGCCCTCCCGCTTCGGCATCGCGACCTACGCCCCGCAGCTGGACCTGCACGGCAACTCCGTGCGCGGCACCCTCCTGTTCGAGCGCTTCAGCGAGGACTTCGCCCTGCACATGCTCGACGGCGTCGAGCCCATGGACCTCGAGCGCCGCGCCGCCGAGATCGTCGAGGTGAGCGGGGAGCACTGA